Proteins encoded by one window of Rattus rattus isolate New Zealand chromosome 10, Rrattus_CSIRO_v1, whole genome shotgun sequence:
- the Hsd17b7 gene encoding 3-keto-steroid reductase, whose translation MMRKVVLITGASSGIGLALCGRLLAEDDDLHLCLACRNLSKAGAVRDALLASHPSAEVSIVQMDVSNLQSVVRGAEEVRRRFQRLDYLYLNAGIMPNPQLNLKAFFCGIFSRNVIHMFSTAEGLLTQNDKITADGFQEVFETNLFGHFILIRELEPLLCHSDNPSQLIWTSSRNAKKSNFSLEDIQHAKGQEPYSSSKYATDLLNVALNRNFNQKGLYSSVMCPGVVMTNLTYGILPPFIWTLLLPVIWLLRFFAHAFTVTPYNGAEALVWLFHQKPESLNPLTKYLSGTTGLGTNYVKGQKMDIDEDTAEKFYKTLLELEKQVRITIQKSDHHG comes from the exons ATGATGCGGAAGGTGGTTTTGATTACCGGGGCGAGCAG TGGCATTGGGCTGGCCCTTTGCGGTCGGCTGTTGGCAGAAGACGATGACCTTCACCTGTGTTTGGCGTGTAGGAACCTGAGCAAAGCAGGAGCTGTCCGTGATGCCCTGCTGGCCTCTCACCCCTCTGCTGAGGTCAGCATTGTGCAGATGGATGTCAGCAACCTGCAGTCGGTGGTCCGGGGAGCAGAGGAAGTCAGGCGAAG GTTTCAAAGATTAGACTACTTATACCTGAACGCCGGAATCATGCCTAACCCCCAGCTAAACCTCAAAGCgtttttctgtggtatcttttcAAG AAATGTGATTCATATGTTCTCCACAGCGGAAGGACTTTTGACCCAGAATGACAAGATTACTGCTGATGGGTTCCAGGAGGTGTTTGAAACCAATCTCTTTGGCCACTTTATCCTG ATTCGGGAACTGGAACCACTTCTCTGCCACAGTGACAACCCCTCTCAGCTCATCTGGACGTCTTCTCGAAATGCAAAGAAGTCTAACTTCAGTCTTGAGGACATCCAGCACGCCAAAGGCCAGGAACCTTACAGCTCTTCCAAATACGCTACTGACCTCCTGAATGTGGCTTTGAACAGGAATTTCAATCAGAAG GGTCTGTATTCCAGTGTGATGTGTCCAGGGGTCGTAATGACCAATCTGACGTACGGGATTCTGCCCCCCTTTATTTGGACCTTGCTTCTCCCGGTGATATGGCTC cTTCGCTTTTTTGCACATGCGTTCACTGTGACACCGTACAATGGTGCAGAGGCATTG GTATGGCTTTTCCACCAAAAACCGGAGTCTCTCAATCCTCTGACCAAATACCTGAGCGGCACCACGGGATTAGGGACTAATTATGTCAAGGGCCAAAAG ATGGACATAGATGAAGACACTGCAGAAAAGTTCTACAAGACCTTACTGGAGCTGGAAAAGCAAGTCAGGATCACCATTCAGAAATCAGATCACCACGGCTGA